A single Rhinolophus ferrumequinum isolate MPI-CBG mRhiFer1 chromosome 20, mRhiFer1_v1.p, whole genome shotgun sequence DNA region contains:
- the KMT2E gene encoding inactive histone-lysine N-methyltransferase 2E isoform X2, translating into MSIVIPLGVDTAETSYLEMAAGSEPESVEASPVVVEKSNSYPHQLYTSSSHHSHSYIGLPYADHNYGARPPPTPPASPPPSVLISKNEVGIFTTPNFDETSSATTISTSEDGSYGTDVTRCICGFTHDDGYMICCDKCSVWQHIDCMGIDRQHIPDTYLCERCQPRSLDKERAVLLQRRKRENMSDGDTSATESGDEVPVELYTAFQHTPTSITLTASRVSKVNDKRRKKSGEKEQNISKCKKAFREGSRKSSRVKGSAPEIDPSSDGSNFGWETKIKAWMDRYEEANNNQYSEGVQREAQRIALRLGNGNDKKEINKSDSNTNSLLFKPPVESHIQKNKKILKSAKDLPPDTLIIEYRGKFMLREQFEANGYFFKRPYPFVLFYSKFHGLEMCVDARTFGNEARFIRRSCTPNAEVRHEIEDGTIHLYIYSIQSIPKGTEITIAFDFDYGNCKYKVDCACLKENPECPVLKRSSESTENINSGYETRRKKGKKEKDISKEKDTQNQNITLDCEGTTNKMKSPETKQRKLSPLRLSVSNNQEPDFIDDIEEKTPISNEVEMESEEQIAERKRKMTREERKMEAILQAFARLEKREKRREQALERISTAKTEVKTECKDAQIVNDEVIQEQAKEETSKPTPAKVNRTKQRKSFSRSRTHIGQQRRRHRTVSMCSDIQPSSPDIEVTSQQNDIENTVLTLEPETETTLTEIITETEVPALNKCPTKYPKTKKHLVNEWLSEKNEKTGKPSDNLSERPLRITTDPEVLATQLNSLPGLTYSPHVYSTPKHYVRFTSPFLSEKRRRKEPTENISGSCKKRWLKQALEEENSAVLHRFNSPCQERSRSPTVNGESKSPLLLNESCSLPDLTTPLKKRRLYQLLDSAYSETSTPTPSPYATPTHTDITPMDPSFATPPRIKSDDEACRNGYKPIYSPVTPVTPGTPGNTMHFENISSPESSPEIKRRTYSQEGYDRSSTMLTLGPFRNSSLTELGLQEIKTIGYTSPRSRPEVNRQCPGEKESVSDLQLGLDAIEQTALHKTMETPTHDRTDSNSQLESTHSGRGTIYSSWVKSPDRTGVNFSVNSNLRDLTPSHQLEVGGGFRISESKCLMQDDTRGMFLETPVFCTSEDGLVSGFGRTVNDTLIDGTCTPQNPPQKKKVSLLEYRKRQREARKSGSKAEHFPLVTVSPHASGNLSSSHGDACASRSDSGEQAEGTGSPALPALATAQRAAADESSSSSPGKDTSASEKNEPVQWTASTSVEQVRERSYQRALLLSDHRKDKDSDPDPENPEPMTTNECPSPDTSQNTCKSPSKMSKPGSPGPVIPAQPHGKILTKPDSQWEAAAPVSEAENGVHLKAELQAPQLLSAPHALSKAPPQQLSQKLPSAPLKLHCPPSPHTENPPKPSTPHTPAQHGYLSPKPPAQQLGSPYRPHHCQSPQVGTAQREPQRNFYPAAQNLQAGAQQASPAALFTQTPSGQSSATYSQFTPPSLSAAPPPPPPPPPSSSYYPSQPPSANFQAYSQLKGGLAQQAVFTSGPNQALPGTAGQQAVPGHHVAPGHFLPPQTPPVHHQTAAAVAPPPPPPPPAPGPHLVQPPGSHQQHSAAQAHVVGPVHAVTPGAHMHSPAAGHHLPPPPPPPAPAPLHHPPPHPSPGLPGLPAQHQHVVSPAPPPPPPPPPAGVLAAGHHPPHQGPPLFPASAHPAVPPYPAQAAHHTTLGPGAQHQPSGTGPHCPLPVAGPHLQPQGPNSIPTPTASGFCPHPGSVALPHGVQGPQQASPVPGQIPIHRAQVPPTFQNNYHGSGWH; encoded by the exons GAGTTTGGATAAAGAGAGGGCGGTGCTACTACAACGTCggaaaagggaaaatatgtcAG ATGGTGATACCAGTGCAACTGAGAGTGGTGATGAAGTTCCTGTGGAATTATATACCGCATTTCAGCATACCCCAACATCGATTACTTTAACTGCTTCAAGAGTTTCCAAGGTTaatgataaaagaaggaaaaaaagtggagagaaagagcaaaacatttcaaaatgtaaaaaa GCCTTTCGTGAAGGATCTAGGAAATCATCAAGAGTTAAg GGTTCAGCTCCAGAGATTGATCCTTCATCTGATGGTTCAAATTTTGGATGGGAGACAAAAATCAAAGCATGGATGGATCGATATGAAGAGGCAAATAATAACCAGTATAGCGAGGGTGTTCAGAGGGAGGCACAAAGAATAGCTCTGAGATTAGgcaatggaaatgacaaaaaagagataaataaatcagATTCAAATACCAACAGTTTGCTCTTCAAACCTCCTGTAGAG agccatatacaaaaaaataagaaaattctgaaatctgCAAAGGATTTGCCTCCTGATACACTTATCATTGAATATCGAGGGAAGTTTATGCTAAGAGAACAATTTGAAGCAAATGGATATTTTTTTAAGAg accatacccttttgttttattctattctaaATTTCATGGGCTAGAAATGTGTGTTGACGCAAGGACTTTTGGGAATGAGGCTCGATTCATCAGGCGTTCGTGTACCCCCAATGCAGAG GTGAGGCATGAAATTGAAGATGGAACCATACATCTTTACATTTATTCTATACAAAGTATTCCAAAAGGAACTGAAATTACTATTGCCTTTGATTTTGACTATGGGAATTG TAAGTACAAGGTGGACTGCGCATGCCTCAAAGAAAATCCAGAGTGCCCTGTTCTGAAACGTAGTTCTGAGTCCACGGAAAACATCAACAGTGGTTATGagaccagaaggaaaaaagggaaaaaagaaaaggatatttcaaaagaaaaagatacacaaaatcaGAATATTACTTTGGATTGTGAAGGaacaaccaacaaaatgaaaagcccAGAAACTAAACAGAGAAAGCTTTCTCCACTGAGACTATCAGTATCAAATAATCAG GAACCAGATTTTATTGatgatatagaagaaaaaactcCCATTAGCAATGAAGTAGAAATGGAATCCGAGGAGCAGAttgcagaaaggaaaaggaagatg acaagagaagaaaggaaaatggaagcaATTCTGCAAGCTTTTGCCAGacttgaaaaaagagaaaaaagaagagaacaagCTTTGGAAAGAATCAGCACAGCCAAAACTGAAGTTAAAACTGAATGTAAAGATGCACAGATTGTCAATGATGAAGTTATTCAG GAACAAGCAAAAGAAGAAACTAGCAAACCAACCCCTGCCAAAGTGAACAGAACCAAACAGAGGAAAAGTTTTTCTCGCAGTAGGACTCACATTGGACAGCAGCGTCGGAGACACAGAACTGTCAGCATGTGCTCAGACATCCAGCCATCTTCTCCCGATATAGAAGTTACATCACAGcaaaatgatattgaaaataCTGTACTTACATTAGAGCCAGAAACTGAAACTACACTAACAGAAATAATTACTGAGACTGAAGTTccagcacttaataaatgtccTACAAAGTACCCCAAAACAAAGAAG caCTTGGTCAATGAATGGTTAAGTGAGAAGAATGAGAAGACAGGAAAACCTTCAGATAACCTTTCAGAAAGACCTCTGCGCATAACCACAGATCCTGAAGTGTTAGCTACACAGCTTAATTCTTTACCAGGCCTCACTTATAGCCCCCACGTATACTCTACTCCTAAGCACTATGTTAGATTTACTTCACCATTCCTttcagaaaaaaggagaaggaaagaaccTACTGAAAACATCTCTGGCTCATGCAAGAAG cGATGGCTGAAACAGGCTCTAGAAGAAGAAAACTCAGCTGTTTTACATAGATTTAATTCACCCTGTCAAGAAAGATCCAGAAGTCCTACAGTCAATGGTGAAAGTAAAAGTCCACTACTATTAAATGAAAGCTGTTCCCTTCCag ATTTAACTACACCACTAAAAAAACGAAGACTTTATCAGTTGCTAGATTCTGCTTACTCAGAAACCTCCACACCTACTCCTTCACCATATGCTACACCAACTCACACAGATATTACTCCGATGGACCCATCATTTGCCACTCCTCCACGAATAAAATCAGATGACGAAGCTTGTAGAAATGGTTATAAGCCCATATATTCACCAGTTACCCCAGTAACTCCTGGCACACCAGGAAATACCATGCACTTTGAG aATATTTCTTCCCCAGAAAGTTCTCCAGAAATTAAGAGACGCACTTATAGTCAAGAG GGATATGACAGATCTTCAACTATGTTAACATTGGGGCCTTTTAGAAATTCTAGTTTAACTGAACTGGGTCtacaagaaataaagactatTGGTTATACCAGCCCTAGGAGTAGGCCTGAAGTCAACAGGCAGTGCCCTGGAGAAAAGGAATCTGTGTCAGACCTTCAACTGGGACTTGATGCAATCGAGCAAACTGCCTTACATAAAACCATGGAAACACCTACACATGACAGGACTGATTCTAACAGCCAACTGGAATCTACTCACTCTGGACGGGGTACAATATATTCTTCCTGGGTAAAGAGTCCTGACAGAACAGGCGTTAACTTCTCAGTAAACTCCAACTTGAGGGACCTGACTCCCTCACATCAGTTGGAGGTTGGAGGCGGCTTCCGAATAAGTGAGTCCAAGTGCCTGATGCAGGATGATACCAGAGGCATGTTTCTGGAAACACCTGTGTTCTGTACGTCGGAAGATGGGCTGGTATCTGGTTTCGGACGGACTGTTAATGACACTTTGATCGACGGAACTTGCACACCCCAGAACCcaccacaaaagaaaaag GTTTCTCTGTTAGAATACCGTAAAAGACAACGTGAAGCTAGGAAAAGTGGCTCTAAGGCGGAACACTTTCCCCTGGTTACTGTGTCCCCTCATGCAAGTGGGAACCTGAGCAGCAGCCATGGTGATGCGTGTGCCAGCAGGAGTGACAGTGGGGAGCAGGCAGAGGGCACTGGCAGCCCGGCTTTACCAGCACTGGCCACAGCGCAGAGGGCTGCTGCAGAtgagagcagcagcagcagccccggCAAGGACACATCCGCCAGCGAGAAGAACGAGCCCGTGCAGTG GACCGCCTCAACGTCAGTGGAGCAAGTGAGAGAAAGGAGTTACCAGAGAGCTTTACTTCTCAGTGATCACCGAAAAGATAAAGACAGTG ATCCTGATCCTGAAAATCCAGAACCCATGACTACCAATGAATGTCCATCTCCAGATACTTCTCAAAATACTTGTAAAAGCCCTTCAAAAATGAGCAAG ccTGGTTCACCAGGACCTGTAATTCCTGCCCAGCCGCATGGGAAAATACTCACAAAACCAGATTCCCAGTGGGAGGCGGCAGCTCCTGTGTCAGAAGCTGAGAACGGTGTTCACCTGAAAGCAGAACTCCAAGCACCGCAGCTCCTGAGTGCCCCCCACGCCCTTTCCAAGGCTCCCCCTCAGCAGCTGTCACAGAAGCTGCCCTCGGCGCCCCTCAAGTTGCACTGCCCGCCGTCCCCGCACACAGAGAACCCTCCAAAGCCCTCGACGCCCCACACGCCTGCCCAGCACGGTTACCTCTCACCAAAGCCTCCTGCCCAGCAGCTGGGGTCTCCCTACAGGCCGCACCATTGCCAGTCACCTCAAGTTGGGACAGCTCAGCGAGAGCCGCAGAGAAACTTCTATCCAGCAGCACAGAACCTTCAAGCCGGCGCGCAGCAGGCGAGCCCGGCGGCGTTATTCACACAGACCCCCTCAGGACAGTCGTCAGCAACTTACAGTCAGTTTACCCCCCCGAGTCTGTcggccgccccgcccccgccgcccccgccgcccccctCCTCGtcctactacccgagccagccgCCCTCTGCCAACTTCCAGGCCTACAGTCAGCTTAAAGGCGGCCTCGCCCAACAGGCTGTGTTTACATCAGGACCAAACCAAGCACTTCCAGGCACCGCCGGCCAGCAAGCCGTCCCGGGTCACCACGTGGCGCCGGGCCATTTCCTGCCCCCCCAGACCCCCCCGGTGCACCACCAGACGGCTGCCGCTGTGGccccgccgccaccgccgccgccgcccgctcCAGGCCCGCACCTCGTGCAGCCGCCCGGCTCCCACCAGCAGCACTCGGCGGCGCAGGCGCACGTCGTGGGGCCGGTGCACGCCGTCACCCCCGGGGCGCACATGCACTCCCCCGCTGCTGGCCACCACCTgcccccgccgcccccgccgcccgcGCCCGCGCCGCTCCACCACCCGCCGCCGCACCCCTCGCCCGGCCTCCCGGGCCTCCCCGCACAGCACCAGCACGTGGTgagcccggccccgcccccgccccctccgccgCCGCCTGCGGGCGTGCTGGCGGCCGGGCACCACCCCCCCCATCAAGGACCTCCCCTCTTCCCTGCCAGTGCTCATCCCGCCGTGCCCCCGTACCCCGCACAAGCCGCGCACCACACCACTCTGGGACCCGGAGCCCAGCACCAGCCGTCGGGAACGGGGCCACACTGTCCACTACCGGTCGCAGGTCCTCACCTCCAGCCCCAAGGACCAAACAGTATTCCAACACCGACTGCTTCAGGGTTCTGTCCCCACCCGGGCTCTGTGGCCCTGCCACACGGGGTTCAGGGACCTCAGCAGGCATCGCCAGTACCTGGACAGATACCAATTCACAGAGCACAGGTGCCACCAACATTTCAGAACAATTACCATGGTTCGGGGTGGCATTAA
- the KMT2E gene encoding inactive histone-lysine N-methyltransferase 2E isoform X1 produces MSIVIPLGVDTAETSYLEMAAGSEPESVEASPVVVEKSNSYPHQLYTSSSHHSHSYIGLPYADHNYGARPPPTPPASPPPSVLISKNEVGIFTTPNFDETSSATTISTSEDGSYGTDVTRCICGFTHDDGYMICCDKCSVWQHIDCMGIDRQHIPDTYLCERCQPRSLDKERAVLLQRRKRENMSDGDTSATESGDEVPVELYTAFQHTPTSITLTASRVSKVNDKRRKKSGEKEQNISKCKKAFREGSRKSSRVKGSAPEIDPSSDGSNFGWETKIKAWMDRYEEANNNQYSEGVQREAQRIALRLGNGNDKKEINKSDSNTNSLLFKPPVESHIQKNKKILKSAKDLPPDTLIIEYRGKFMLREQFEANGYFFKRPYPFVLFYSKFHGLEMCVDARTFGNEARFIRRSCTPNAEVRHEIEDGTIHLYIYSIQSIPKGTEITIAFDFDYGNCKYKVDCACLKENPECPVLKRSSESTENINSGYETRRKKGKKEKDISKEKDTQNQNITLDCEGTTNKMKSPETKQRKLSPLRLSVSNNQEPDFIDDIEEKTPISNEVEMESEEQIAERKRKMTREERKMEAILQAFARLEKREKRREQALERISTAKTEVKTECKDAQIVNDEVIQEQAKEETSKPTPAKVNRTKQRKSFSRSRTHIGQQRRRHRTVSMCSDIQPSSPDIEVTSQQNDIENTVLTLEPETETTLTEIITETEVPALNKCPTKYPKTKKHLVNEWLSEKNEKTGKPSDNLSERPLRITTDPEVLATQLNSLPGLTYSPHVYSTPKHYVRFTSPFLSEKRRRKEPTENISGSCKKRWLKQALEEENSAVLHRFNSPCQERSRSPTVNGESKSPLLLNESCSLPDLTTPLKKRRLYQLLDSAYSETSTPTPSPYATPTHTDITPMDPSFATPPRIKSDDEACRNGYKPIYSPVTPVTPGTPGNTMHFENISSPESSPEIKRRTYSQEGYDRSSTMLTLGPFRNSSLTELGLQEIKTIGYTSPRSRPEVNRQCPGEKESVSDLQLGLDAIEQTALHKTMETPTHDRTDSNSQLESTHSGRGTIYSSWVKSPDRTGVNFSVNSNLRDLTPSHQLEVGGGFRISESKCLMQDDTRGMFLETPVFCTSEDGLVSGFGRTVNDTLIDGTCTPQNPPQKKKVSLLEYRKRQREARKSGSKAEHFPLVTVSPHASGNLSSSHGDACASRSDSGEQAEGTGSPALPALATAQRAAADESSSSSPGKDTSASEKNEPVQWTASTSVEQVRERSYQRALLLSDHRKDKDSGGESPCVPCSPSHVPSSPSSHSNHIPQLQPKVPVPSFSELMEDPDPENPEPMTTNECPSPDTSQNTCKSPSKMSKPGSPGPVIPAQPHGKILTKPDSQWEAAAPVSEAENGVHLKAELQAPQLLSAPHALSKAPPQQLSQKLPSAPLKLHCPPSPHTENPPKPSTPHTPAQHGYLSPKPPAQQLGSPYRPHHCQSPQVGTAQREPQRNFYPAAQNLQAGAQQASPAALFTQTPSGQSSATYSQFTPPSLSAAPPPPPPPPPSSSYYPSQPPSANFQAYSQLKGGLAQQAVFTSGPNQALPGTAGQQAVPGHHVAPGHFLPPQTPPVHHQTAAAVAPPPPPPPPAPGPHLVQPPGSHQQHSAAQAHVVGPVHAVTPGAHMHSPAAGHHLPPPPPPPAPAPLHHPPPHPSPGLPGLPAQHQHVVSPAPPPPPPPPPAGVLAAGHHPPHQGPPLFPASAHPAVPPYPAQAAHHTTLGPGAQHQPSGTGPHCPLPVAGPHLQPQGPNSIPTPTASGFCPHPGSVALPHGVQGPQQASPVPGQIPIHRAQVPPTFQNNYHGSGWH; encoded by the exons GAGTTTGGATAAAGAGAGGGCGGTGCTACTACAACGTCggaaaagggaaaatatgtcAG ATGGTGATACCAGTGCAACTGAGAGTGGTGATGAAGTTCCTGTGGAATTATATACCGCATTTCAGCATACCCCAACATCGATTACTTTAACTGCTTCAAGAGTTTCCAAGGTTaatgataaaagaaggaaaaaaagtggagagaaagagcaaaacatttcaaaatgtaaaaaa GCCTTTCGTGAAGGATCTAGGAAATCATCAAGAGTTAAg GGTTCAGCTCCAGAGATTGATCCTTCATCTGATGGTTCAAATTTTGGATGGGAGACAAAAATCAAAGCATGGATGGATCGATATGAAGAGGCAAATAATAACCAGTATAGCGAGGGTGTTCAGAGGGAGGCACAAAGAATAGCTCTGAGATTAGgcaatggaaatgacaaaaaagagataaataaatcagATTCAAATACCAACAGTTTGCTCTTCAAACCTCCTGTAGAG agccatatacaaaaaaataagaaaattctgaaatctgCAAAGGATTTGCCTCCTGATACACTTATCATTGAATATCGAGGGAAGTTTATGCTAAGAGAACAATTTGAAGCAAATGGATATTTTTTTAAGAg accatacccttttgttttattctattctaaATTTCATGGGCTAGAAATGTGTGTTGACGCAAGGACTTTTGGGAATGAGGCTCGATTCATCAGGCGTTCGTGTACCCCCAATGCAGAG GTGAGGCATGAAATTGAAGATGGAACCATACATCTTTACATTTATTCTATACAAAGTATTCCAAAAGGAACTGAAATTACTATTGCCTTTGATTTTGACTATGGGAATTG TAAGTACAAGGTGGACTGCGCATGCCTCAAAGAAAATCCAGAGTGCCCTGTTCTGAAACGTAGTTCTGAGTCCACGGAAAACATCAACAGTGGTTATGagaccagaaggaaaaaagggaaaaaagaaaaggatatttcaaaagaaaaagatacacaaaatcaGAATATTACTTTGGATTGTGAAGGaacaaccaacaaaatgaaaagcccAGAAACTAAACAGAGAAAGCTTTCTCCACTGAGACTATCAGTATCAAATAATCAG GAACCAGATTTTATTGatgatatagaagaaaaaactcCCATTAGCAATGAAGTAGAAATGGAATCCGAGGAGCAGAttgcagaaaggaaaaggaagatg acaagagaagaaaggaaaatggaagcaATTCTGCAAGCTTTTGCCAGacttgaaaaaagagaaaaaagaagagaacaagCTTTGGAAAGAATCAGCACAGCCAAAACTGAAGTTAAAACTGAATGTAAAGATGCACAGATTGTCAATGATGAAGTTATTCAG GAACAAGCAAAAGAAGAAACTAGCAAACCAACCCCTGCCAAAGTGAACAGAACCAAACAGAGGAAAAGTTTTTCTCGCAGTAGGACTCACATTGGACAGCAGCGTCGGAGACACAGAACTGTCAGCATGTGCTCAGACATCCAGCCATCTTCTCCCGATATAGAAGTTACATCACAGcaaaatgatattgaaaataCTGTACTTACATTAGAGCCAGAAACTGAAACTACACTAACAGAAATAATTACTGAGACTGAAGTTccagcacttaataaatgtccTACAAAGTACCCCAAAACAAAGAAG caCTTGGTCAATGAATGGTTAAGTGAGAAGAATGAGAAGACAGGAAAACCTTCAGATAACCTTTCAGAAAGACCTCTGCGCATAACCACAGATCCTGAAGTGTTAGCTACACAGCTTAATTCTTTACCAGGCCTCACTTATAGCCCCCACGTATACTCTACTCCTAAGCACTATGTTAGATTTACTTCACCATTCCTttcagaaaaaaggagaaggaaagaaccTACTGAAAACATCTCTGGCTCATGCAAGAAG cGATGGCTGAAACAGGCTCTAGAAGAAGAAAACTCAGCTGTTTTACATAGATTTAATTCACCCTGTCAAGAAAGATCCAGAAGTCCTACAGTCAATGGTGAAAGTAAAAGTCCACTACTATTAAATGAAAGCTGTTCCCTTCCag ATTTAACTACACCACTAAAAAAACGAAGACTTTATCAGTTGCTAGATTCTGCTTACTCAGAAACCTCCACACCTACTCCTTCACCATATGCTACACCAACTCACACAGATATTACTCCGATGGACCCATCATTTGCCACTCCTCCACGAATAAAATCAGATGACGAAGCTTGTAGAAATGGTTATAAGCCCATATATTCACCAGTTACCCCAGTAACTCCTGGCACACCAGGAAATACCATGCACTTTGAG aATATTTCTTCCCCAGAAAGTTCTCCAGAAATTAAGAGACGCACTTATAGTCAAGAG GGATATGACAGATCTTCAACTATGTTAACATTGGGGCCTTTTAGAAATTCTAGTTTAACTGAACTGGGTCtacaagaaataaagactatTGGTTATACCAGCCCTAGGAGTAGGCCTGAAGTCAACAGGCAGTGCCCTGGAGAAAAGGAATCTGTGTCAGACCTTCAACTGGGACTTGATGCAATCGAGCAAACTGCCTTACATAAAACCATGGAAACACCTACACATGACAGGACTGATTCTAACAGCCAACTGGAATCTACTCACTCTGGACGGGGTACAATATATTCTTCCTGGGTAAAGAGTCCTGACAGAACAGGCGTTAACTTCTCAGTAAACTCCAACTTGAGGGACCTGACTCCCTCACATCAGTTGGAGGTTGGAGGCGGCTTCCGAATAAGTGAGTCCAAGTGCCTGATGCAGGATGATACCAGAGGCATGTTTCTGGAAACACCTGTGTTCTGTACGTCGGAAGATGGGCTGGTATCTGGTTTCGGACGGACTGTTAATGACACTTTGATCGACGGAACTTGCACACCCCAGAACCcaccacaaaagaaaaag GTTTCTCTGTTAGAATACCGTAAAAGACAACGTGAAGCTAGGAAAAGTGGCTCTAAGGCGGAACACTTTCCCCTGGTTACTGTGTCCCCTCATGCAAGTGGGAACCTGAGCAGCAGCCATGGTGATGCGTGTGCCAGCAGGAGTGACAGTGGGGAGCAGGCAGAGGGCACTGGCAGCCCGGCTTTACCAGCACTGGCCACAGCGCAGAGGGCTGCTGCAGAtgagagcagcagcagcagccccggCAAGGACACATCCGCCAGCGAGAAGAACGAGCCCGTGCAGTG GACCGCCTCAACGTCAGTGGAGCAAGTGAGAGAAAGGAGTTACCAGAGAGCTTTACTTCTCAGTGATCACCGAAAAGATAAAGACAGTG GGGGAGAATCACCCTGTGTCCCATGTTCACCGAGTCATGTTCCGTCTTCACCTTCATCTCATTCAAATCACATTCCCCAGTTGCAACCCAAGGTCCCAGTCCCTTCTTTCAGTGAACTTATGGAAG ATCCTGATCCTGAAAATCCAGAACCCATGACTACCAATGAATGTCCATCTCCAGATACTTCTCAAAATACTTGTAAAAGCCCTTCAAAAATGAGCAAG ccTGGTTCACCAGGACCTGTAATTCCTGCCCAGCCGCATGGGAAAATACTCACAAAACCAGATTCCCAGTGGGAGGCGGCAGCTCCTGTGTCAGAAGCTGAGAACGGTGTTCACCTGAAAGCAGAACTCCAAGCACCGCAGCTCCTGAGTGCCCCCCACGCCCTTTCCAAGGCTCCCCCTCAGCAGCTGTCACAGAAGCTGCCCTCGGCGCCCCTCAAGTTGCACTGCCCGCCGTCCCCGCACACAGAGAACCCTCCAAAGCCCTCGACGCCCCACACGCCTGCCCAGCACGGTTACCTCTCACCAAAGCCTCCTGCCCAGCAGCTGGGGTCTCCCTACAGGCCGCACCATTGCCAGTCACCTCAAGTTGGGACAGCTCAGCGAGAGCCGCAGAGAAACTTCTATCCAGCAGCACAGAACCTTCAAGCCGGCGCGCAGCAGGCGAGCCCGGCGGCGTTATTCACACAGACCCCCTCAGGACAGTCGTCAGCAACTTACAGTCAGTTTACCCCCCCGAGTCTGTcggccgccccgcccccgccgcccccgccgcccccctCCTCGtcctactacccgagccagccgCCCTCTGCCAACTTCCAGGCCTACAGTCAGCTTAAAGGCGGCCTCGCCCAACAGGCTGTGTTTACATCAGGACCAAACCAAGCACTTCCAGGCACCGCCGGCCAGCAAGCCGTCCCGGGTCACCACGTGGCGCCGGGCCATTTCCTGCCCCCCCAGACCCCCCCGGTGCACCACCAGACGGCTGCCGCTGTGGccccgccgccaccgccgccgccgcccgctcCAGGCCCGCACCTCGTGCAGCCGCCCGGCTCCCACCAGCAGCACTCGGCGGCGCAGGCGCACGTCGTGGGGCCGGTGCACGCCGTCACCCCCGGGGCGCACATGCACTCCCCCGCTGCTGGCCACCACCTgcccccgccgcccccgccgcccgcGCCCGCGCCGCTCCACCACCCGCCGCCGCACCCCTCGCCCGGCCTCCCGGGCCTCCCCGCACAGCACCAGCACGTGGTgagcccggccccgcccccgccccctccgccgCCGCCTGCGGGCGTGCTGGCGGCCGGGCACCACCCCCCCCATCAAGGACCTCCCCTCTTCCCTGCCAGTGCTCATCCCGCCGTGCCCCCGTACCCCGCACAAGCCGCGCACCACACCACTCTGGGACCCGGAGCCCAGCACCAGCCGTCGGGAACGGGGCCACACTGTCCACTACCGGTCGCAGGTCCTCACCTCCAGCCCCAAGGACCAAACAGTATTCCAACACCGACTGCTTCAGGGTTCTGTCCCCACCCGGGCTCTGTGGCCCTGCCACACGGGGTTCAGGGACCTCAGCAGGCATCGCCAGTACCTGGACAGATACCAATTCACAGAGCACAGGTGCCACCAACATTTCAGAACAATTACCATGGTTCGGGGTGGCATTAA